The Candidatus Omnitrophota bacterium genome contains the following window.
AGCGTGCCCGCATCACTTCACGCTCACGGACGCGGATGTCAAAAGTTTTGACACGTCCATGAAGGTCAGTCCGCCGCTGCGCGCCCAAGAGGACGTTGAAGCTATCAAACAGGGCCTTGCCGACGGCACCATTGATTGCATCGTCACGGACCACGCGCCGCATACCAAGGAAGATAAAGAAGTCGGCTTTGATGGCGCGCCTTTCGGCCTGACCGGACTTGAGACCTCGCTGGGCCTGACCATCACCGAACTGGTCAAGCCGGGCGTGATCACTTTATCGCAAATGGTGGAAAGAATGTCTGCCGCTCCGGCCAGGATCGTCGGGCTTGGCGGCAAAGGCCAGATCAAGGAAGGCAAGGACGCCGACTTGACCATCATTGACCCGGACAAAAAATGGACGGTCACGAAAGAGGGCTTTGTGTCCAAGTCCGTCAACTCACCTTTTATTGGACGAACGCTTTCGGGCCGGGTAGAATACACCGTCTGCGGCGGTAAAATTGTCTATGCGCCCGTCGCCTAATGGATAGGGCTACAGCCTCCGGAGCTGTCGGTGCAGGTTCGAATCCCGCCGGGCGCGTTTTTAAATGTGAAGTCGGACCGCCGAATCCCGCCGGGCGCGTTTAAATAGAAAGGGATTTGTGAGAAAGCAAAAGATCACCATTTCCGTCGTGGGCGGAAGCACCATCGGCACCAGCGTTGAGGACCTGGCGGAAAAAGTCGGGACCATGATCGCGGAACTTGACTGCATTATGGTGTGCGGCGGTTTGGGCGGCGCCATGGAGGCCGCGGCCAAAGGCGCCAAAAAAGCCGGGGGCATCACCATCGGCATTCTTCCCGGCAAAGAGAAAGACGACGCCAACCCGCATATTGATATCGCCCTTCCCACGTCCATCGGATACGCCCGCAACACCATCGTCGCCTGCTCGGCGGACATCATCGTAGCGCTTCCCGGCAGTTACGGGACCAATTCCGAGATCTGTTACGGGCTTGTCTACAACCGTCCGGTCATTGACCTGGGCAACTGGAACATTGACGGCATGATCGACACCAAGAGCTTCGAAGATGCCCGGGAAAAGATCAAAAAGATCATCAAAAAACTCCAGCAGATCTGAAACGGGACCATGGAGAAGATCCAAAATATATACAAAGTCGTCAGCAATGAGAAATTGTGCCCGCAATTCTGGCGGATGACGTTCGACGCGCCGGACATAGTCCGCGAGGTCAAGCCAGGCCAATTCGTGCACATCCGCACCGGCGAGGGGTTGGAGCCATTTTTCCGCCGGCCT
Protein-coding sequences here:
- a CDS encoding TIGR00725 family protein translates to MRKQKITISVVGGSTIGTSVEDLAEKVGTMIAELDCIMVCGGLGGAMEAAAKGAKKAGGITIGILPGKEKDDANPHIDIALPTSIGYARNTIVACSADIIVALPGSYGTNSEICYGLVYNRPVIDLGNWNIDGMIDTKSFEDAREKIKKIIKKLQQI